One genomic segment of bacterium includes these proteins:
- a CDS encoding PEP-CTERM sorting domain-containing protein (PEP-CTERM proteins occur, often in large numbers, in the proteomes of bacteria that also encode an exosortase, a predicted intramembrane cysteine proteinase. The presence of a PEP-CTERM domain at a protein's C-terminus predicts cleavage within the sorting domain, followed by covalent anchoring to some some component of the (usually Gram-negative) cell surface. Many PEP-CTERM proteins exhibit an unusual sequence composition that includes large numbers of potential glycosylation sites. Expression of one such protein has been shown restore the ability of a bacterium to form floc, a type of biofilm.), producing MSLYTLRSKLIAISLILLAWALPTPASANALFAGDLSSTLWTVDSTTGAAVEIGSMGPHVISDLAVSPSGDLYAVGYSTLWRVDKATGAKTMIGAHGIAGANALAFNPSGILFLAGGSQLATVDITTGAGTVIGSTGFNSAGDIAFGLDGELYQTADGSVGNQLVILDTTTGAGTAVGDIGFGNVFGLAAEGSGLVGLTSRGWTISIDTATGGGVAIASGGIDANGATPVSGGIATNGAASASASGLPIPEPTSTLLFTAGVFVVAWAIRRKRESLNIAN from the coding sequence ATGAGCCTCTATACTTTGCGCAGCAAGCTGATCGCTATTTCACTCATCCTTCTGGCCTGGGCACTGCCGACTCCGGCCTCTGCGAACGCGCTGTTCGCCGGAGACCTTTCGAGCACTCTGTGGACAGTGGACTCGACCACCGGTGCGGCTGTCGAAATCGGTTCGATGGGGCCGCACGTCATCTCCGACCTGGCGGTCTCGCCGAGCGGCGACCTCTACGCGGTTGGGTACTCGACTCTCTGGCGCGTCGACAAGGCGACCGGGGCCAAGACGATGATAGGAGCTCACGGAATCGCCGGTGCAAACGCTCTCGCGTTCAACCCGAGCGGGATTCTCTTCCTCGCCGGTGGTTCACAACTCGCCACCGTCGATATCACCACGGGTGCCGGTACGGTGATCGGCTCAACTGGCTTCAACTCGGCAGGTGATATCGCTTTCGGTCTCGACGGAGAGCTGTATCAGACCGCGGATGGATCAGTCGGAAACCAATTGGTGATTCTCGATACGACCACGGGAGCGGGCACGGCAGTTGGAGACATCGGTTTTGGCAACGTCTTCGGACTGGCGGCCGAAGGCTCCGGGCTCGTAGGCCTGACTTCCCGTGGCTGGACTATTTCGATTGACACCGCGACCGGTGGCGGAGTAGCCATCGCTTCGGGTGGGATCGACGCAAATGGAGCGACGCCCGTATCGGGTGGGATCGCGACAAATGGAGCGGCGTCCGCATCGGCATCGGGTCTGCCGATTCCCGAGCCAACCTCTACGCTGCTCTTTACTGCGGGAGTTTTCGTTGTGGCCTGGGCCATTCGCAGGAAACGGGAATCCTTGAACATCGCCAACTAG
- a CDS encoding outer membrane lipoprotein-sorting protein — protein sequence MPRRWALILATLSFAIPLIANGAETGEATIACMNENVPRRSAVLELRLESVDRSGRSYTHEGRVFWELAPDGLSRTLVCMTAPRDVEGLAYLIHNRESERQIWLYLPEDERVLRYTPGAAARRGRIGRTAIRYDDLRYLPLNLAQATLDGTADTGSTPGSTQVELALPSGGKTDYTRVRARIDDASCVPIEIDLYESDAKPRKRVRTTRDDIAKQGKTHYMRSATVTDDNHGVKTTVNTKNLRVDTDLPDEIFTPQHLKRRQCPK from the coding sequence ATGCCACGACGTTGGGCTTTGATACTCGCGACACTGAGCTTCGCGATTCCGCTGATTGCCAATGGCGCGGAGACCGGAGAGGCGACGATCGCCTGTATGAACGAAAACGTGCCGCGCCGCTCTGCGGTGCTGGAACTGAGACTCGAGTCAGTAGACCGCAGCGGGCGCAGCTACACCCACGAAGGTCGGGTCTTCTGGGAACTCGCGCCCGATGGCCTGAGCCGCACCCTGGTCTGCATGACCGCACCGCGCGACGTCGAAGGCCTGGCCTATCTCATCCACAACCGGGAATCAGAGCGTCAGATCTGGCTCTACCTGCCCGAGGACGAACGCGTGCTGCGCTACACGCCGGGCGCGGCCGCCAGGCGCGGGCGCATCGGACGCACCGCAATCCGCTACGACGATCTGCGTTATCTACCCCTGAACCTGGCCCAGGCCACTCTGGACGGGACGGCGGACACGGGATCGACACCGGGCAGCACACAGGTCGAACTCGCATTGCCTTCGGGGGGAAAGACCGACTACACGCGCGTGCGCGCCCGTATTGACGACGCGAGCTGCGTACCGATCGAGATCGATCTGTACGAATCGGATGCGAAACCGCGCAAGCGCGTGCGCACGACCCGAGACGACATCGCCAAACAGGGCAAAACCCACTACATGCGCAGCGCGACCGTGACCGACGACAATCACGGGGTGAAGACCACAGTGAACACGAAGAACCTGCGCGTAGACACGGACCTGCCGGACGAGATCTTCACGCCGCAACACCTGAAGCGGCGCCAGTGCCCGAAATAG
- a CDS encoding ATP-binding cassette domain-containing protein, translating into MEPVVIVEDLNKRFYTAVREPGLRAALRQLVRPVKHEVRAVDGLGFEIKRGERVAFIGPNGAGKSTTIKVLSGILYPSSGRVEVMGLVPWEQRRVLGYRIGTVFGQRSQLWYHLPAADTFELLARIYDRDLPTHRRRCDALVAAFEIGDLIHRPVRQLSLGERMRCEIAASLLHDPDVLFLDEPTIGLDVTAKAIIRDLIKEQSSNGRTVLLTSHDTGDMERVCDRVIVIHEGRLLLDEPVAALRRNYIKRKLITLHTSEERVEFELPGVRIAGRSPHTTELEVDVSQTPVECVVQAALSTSRLRDLRVEDPPMDEIVSAIYEQAAGRA; encoded by the coding sequence ATGGAACCCGTCGTCATCGTCGAAGATCTGAACAAACGCTTCTACACGGCCGTGCGCGAGCCCGGCCTGCGCGCGGCTCTGCGCCAACTCGTGCGCCCCGTGAAACACGAAGTTCGGGCAGTCGACGGACTCGGCTTCGAGATCAAACGCGGCGAACGGGTCGCCTTCATCGGCCCCAACGGCGCCGGAAAGTCGACCACGATCAAGGTTTTGTCGGGAATCCTGTACCCGAGTTCCGGACGGGTCGAGGTCATGGGACTCGTCCCCTGGGAGCAGCGGCGCGTCCTGGGTTATCGCATCGGTACGGTATTCGGGCAACGCTCGCAGCTCTGGTATCACCTGCCCGCAGCCGATACGTTCGAACTGCTCGCGCGCATCTACGATCGAGATCTCCCGACCCACAGGCGGCGCTGCGATGCCCTTGTCGCGGCGTTCGAGATCGGAGACCTGATCCATCGGCCCGTACGCCAGCTATCCCTGGGCGAGCGGATGCGCTGCGAGATCGCCGCGAGCCTGTTGCACGACCCGGATGTCCTGTTTCTGGACGAGCCGACGATCGGACTCGATGTGACCGCCAAGGCGATCATCCGCGACCTGATCAAGGAGCAATCCAGCAATGGCCGCACGGTGCTGCTGACCTCACACGACACCGGCGATATGGAGCGGGTCTGCGATCGCGTGATCGTGATCCACGAAGGTCGCCTACTGCTCGACGAACCCGTTGCGGCCCTGCGAAGGAACTACATCAAGAGAAAACTGATCACCTTGCACACCTCCGAGGAGCGCGTGGAATTCGAGTTGCCCGGCGTGCGCATCGCGGGAAGGAGCCCGCACACCACCGAACTCGAGGTCGATGTTTCGCAGACTCCTGTCGAATGCGTCGTGCAGGCCGCACTGAGCACTTCGCGCCTGCGCGACCTGCGGGTCGAGGATCCGCCCATGGACGAGATCGTCTCGGCGATCTACGAACAAGCTGCGGGAAGGGCCTGA